DNA sequence from the Malus sylvestris chromosome 10, drMalSylv7.2, whole genome shotgun sequence genome:
TTTTTAAGTTAAGAAaatgttattagcactttaaaaatctcattttatacttctcataaatgtatttttctttctaattatagaaagtttggagtgtaaaatgagatttttagagtgtcaataaTAATTCCTTTAAGTTATTGTAATAAGTAataagagaaatgttaaggataCTCTTTAAAAAAAACAGACTCTTCATGGATTATCTgtcactttatttttttttgacataatattttataatgttggtacGTGAATTatgtcaaaaacataaaataaaagaatttccGAACAATCTCACTTTTTAAAGAGTTCTAATTTGAAAAGTGACTCATTTTCAAGAGGGTGGTTATCGTTTTCAAGTAGCAAACAATGATAAAAATGTTGGGAAGTGACTCATGACGGTGCAAGAATGATACAGGAAATAATATCCAATAAAACCGtatacaaacaaaataaaacgtTCATATTTTCTCAAGAGTCCAAGACTCAAAGACGGTGGCTTTTTCCTTTACATAAACTAAACGTTCAACTGCACAGCATCCAAGAAAGTGTGCACATATTCTCGGTGCTCCAGCCTCCAGCTATTAATACTCTCtccctccttcttcctccttctccctcCATCTCTCTCCCCTCTAGGCTTCTGTTTTCTCTCTAGTTTCTTGTACACACACAGAAGCGAAAGTGcaccaaaaaaaagaaactttTTTCACCGAAAAGCACTCAGCTTTGTCGGCCACATCACTTCTTATCTCGGCCCTTCACTCCAGTTTCCACATTGTAAAAAAAGGGTCTCTGggtttctgcttcttcttccctcCGCAGCTCTGCTTCTTCCCATATTCTGCAAATGCTCCATGAAAGAAGCTTGCTTTTGGAAATAGAGGACATGGGTTGTTAAGCACTTGTGCCCAAAAGCTGATTTGGTCATCCGGGGAAGTGCCTTTTCTGGGATTTTGCTCTTGTTGCTGCTTTAGGTCTAAAATGGGAAGCTTTCATGGGGTGCTTTTAGTGGGGTTGCTTTTTTTGGGGATGCTTGTGAGTTCTTTGTGTCAAGACGAAGATTCTGATAACTTCTCGGCTGTTTACATCGTCACTCTCAGAGAAGCTCCGGCCGTTCACTACGATGCCGAGTTGAGAAGGAGCAGTATAAATGGTGTCAGACATGGCGGTGCTTCTGAGAGGTTGAACATTCACAAACCAAGGTAACcatttttaccctttatttaCCAAGATTTTGTCACTCAAAATTTACTTTGCTTTTTTACACCTTGAATTGGTATTTCAATTGTGATTTCTTAATTCTTAAAGTTGTGAATTAAGATAAATGTTCAAATGTTGAGAAACCAATTTGCTTGGATGTTTTTGGTTCATGGGGTCTTATGTTGGTCACTTTTCATACGTTGTCTGTACGAATTCTCCGATAAACGTGTGGAAACTTGTTCATATCATGTTGTCCCTTTACTCACTTTATCATGACCAACAATTGCTCAAATGTTTCGGTATGGGAGAGGTCTTCACTTTCTTAAAAGTTGTTTATTCGTGTTCTTAATCATTATCCGAAATGCatatggtgtttttttttttttctctttctttcccccTCCCTTATTTGTTCCTCATTGTTTGATTTTATCTTAAACTATTTGACGTTTTCTGGTAGCTTGTATTTTTAGGACTTTGAACATGATTGATGATGATGCTTTTAATGTCTTCTTTATAGGTTTAGAAATATTTCGAGAACAGATCGTAGGTATAGCTCTTATATCGCTCGGGTTCATGATTCATTATTGAGGAGAGTGTTCAGAGGGGAAAAATATCTGAAGCTGTACAGCTACCACTACTTGATAAACGGGTTTGCTGTGTTTGTTACCCAAGATCAGGTATGAATTATTCATTTCTATATAAAATGTGATAAATATGATGTGATATATGTCATGATaatcttatttattaattttgtatgTGAGAAATTGGAACATTACATGGCCTTGTGATGTAGCATCTTTTGACTCATATTCCTGGCACTATGTACAATTATGTAACTGATCATAAGTTCCTAATTTGGTGATATTGCTGGATTTTGGAGGTTGATAAGCTTTCGAGGAGGAGAGAAGTGGCAAATGTGGTTTTGGACTTTTCTGTTAGAACTGCAACCACCCATACTCCTCGGTTCTTGGGTTTACCACAAGGAGCATGGGTTCAAGGAGGAGGATATGAATCAGCTGGAGAAGGGGTAGttattgggtttattgatacTGGCATTGATCCAACTCACAGTAGTTTTGATGACCATACATCTGAACGTCCATATCCAGTTCCAGCCCATTTTTCTGGCATCTGTGAGGTTACTCCGGATTTCCCATCTGGGTCCTGCAATAGGAAGCTTATTGCAGCTCGCCATTTTGCATCATCTGCTATAACCAGAGGCGTTTTCAATTCATCTCAGGACTACGCTTCTCCATTTGACGGAGATGGTCATGGCACGTGAGTTTTCTAACTTGCCCCGGGAGAAATTGCTCTATTGTGTCTTTTGCATCTGTGTTATGtctttcaaattcatttttataGCATTAATGCATTCACATAAAGATGCAGGAAAAATGCAGTTGATAACTGGTAACCCAACAAATCGTTGGTGTTAGGATGAATAAGTTATGCAATTTATTTTGACATGAaagcaaaaaattaataaaccaGTAACCCTACAAATTGTTGAAAATTTGACAAGGTCATATTACCCCTCAATTTACATTCTGATTTAAAAAAACCTATTTAGCTGTTTTAATGATAATTAAGAACAATATAGTATTGTTTAAAGTTTTATGGAAAGGTGATATATTTATGTttactttcatgtgtttaacATCCATTTCAAAAGACAGTTGATGGATCTCGTTTTAATTTACAGGCACACCGCTTCCATTGCTGCAGGAAACCATGGAATTCGAGTGGTTGTTGCTGGGCATCATTTCGGAAATGCAAGTGGGATGGCTCCTCGTTCACAGTAATAATTCTAGATCCTAGTGTCACTTTGTCTATTGATATTGTGCTTGTATTACTGGTACAAAAAGGAGCTCTATTGAACCACATTTTCTTTGACTTGTGACAAACAAAATTAACCTAGATCTGAGAATTATTTAATCAGTAATGCACTCAGAATATGTTCTTCACCTGAGACAAACTTAACCGTGATGATATGGCActtaatacaacaacaacaaagccttttcccactaagtggggtcggctatggattcattttcataaagatTCGACGTAACctaggagtgccggctgtcgactgcctgacgccctccccctcctcctttatccgggcttgggaccggcaatgtaagataaacttacacaggcagAGTTATGATACGGCACTTAATGATAGGTTAATTTAATAATGACATTAAACAGGTAATTCCTTACTTGCAACAACTTGTTTGTGATTTCCTACAGCTAGAAGATTCACTAACCCTTATCATTTGTGACGTTTGAACTGAATCAACAAtgtcttcttttccttcttttggcTGGGAACTGAAGCAACAATCCTGTATTGGATAACATTGTGCAGAATGGATAGTCTTTTGATTCCCTGTTCTGAGTTTTGGCTTACCATGTTAGCATGACAAGGTCATTGCAGACTTGTGGTGTGTTAATGTTAGGATGATTATATGCCAAGTTCTGTGCTTTTGCACCAAAAATACTTGATACCTAAATTTTTCAACAAGTAAACAACCACAACCATTCCTACCCCAAATTAAGAGCAGATCTCTTAGTTTTATTGACTACCAGTTACTCCCATCTTGTTTTTGGTCGGTAACCCTGTGATGGCCGTAGTGTTAAGGGACAGCTTCTGCTACTCAGCTGGGTGGCTGACAGGGTAAACGGGCACCCATGCTACCTGAGGGTGGGTTTAATGCCCTGGTTTTTCACAGGGCTTCTTTTTTGTCTGTAGAATATATGTTAAGCACTAGAGTTTTCACTAGGAGTAGATTTCATACAGCTCATTTCAGCCCAAAGCAGGTTCTCAAACAGCCTACATCTTGTACCTTCTGTTTTAAGAACCTAAGAAATCTCTATAAAATTAGAACCTAAAAAATCATTTGATGTGCAACAGAAGTCATTTCTTTTCAGTACATAAACAATTGAAAATGCTTTATGTTCTTATGTGTAACTACTTGTCTATCTATTCCAGCATCGCTGTTTACAAGGCATTGTACAAAAGCTTTGGAGGCTTTGCTGCTGATGTTGTTGCTGCCATAGACCAGGTACATGCCAATTTTGTCTAGTTCTGCGAAATGTGAACTATATTATGCTGATGAATCTCTATTGGGGTTTCAAACCTATAAGAAATCAGTTATCTATGGTTCTTGTTCTATATAGCTTATTTGCCATTTTAGCATCTTTAATTTTACGTATTTATGCATTCCCAGGCTGCTCAGGATGGGGTTGACATAATAAGCTTATCAATCACTCCCAACCGGCGTCCTCCCGGAATTGCAACATTTTTCAATCCCTTAGACATGGCATTACTATCAGCTGTAAAGGCAGGTATATTTGTTGTCCAAGCAGCAGGAAATACCGGACCATCACCAAAGAGCATGTCTTCCTTCAGTCCATGGATATTCACCGTTGGCTCTGCCTCTCATGACAGAAACTACAGCAATTCTATAATGCTTGGCAACAATGTCACCATTACTGGAGTTGGACTTGCACGTAAGTTTTTCTCCTGAATTCTATTGCTCCTTCGCTTTAATTTGTCACATAGGATAATCTTAACAACTATTCCTGTCTTGATTCTTTATGCTTTAGGTTAAATATTAACTTTTGAGCTGGTTCACCATTCTTAGTTAAACTAATAGCATTTTAGTGTGTAAGCTACCTAATTCACATTTGGATCTTATATGGTATGCAACTTTGAAATCCAGTATGGTAGTCCAATAACTTTAACTAGAGAGATGTGAAAAGAGATCTACATTCAGTAGTGatacatttgaattttaaagTTATCTGGATCTTCATATGATGAACTTTAAGATCCGATGTGGTGGTGTCAAAAGAGATATGTTCACACGATGTCTACATTGCCTAACTTTGAGTTGTCTTCTTTTCTGATTTTTAATGTGGGAGCTCCTTTTTCAATTAGTGGTAGATTTGCATGCTCATTTCTGATTACTTCTGTTTCTGTTACAGCGGGAACAGATATGATGTACACTCTGATTTCTGCCACACATGCTTTGAACAATGGCACAACTGTGTCAGATGATATGTATGTTGGTGAATGCCAAGACTCGAGCAACTTTAATCGGGATTTGGTCCGGGGGAA
Encoded proteins:
- the LOC126587945 gene encoding subtilisin-like protease SBT2.2 isoform X2, which encodes MGSFHGVLLVGLLFLGMLVSSLCQDEDSDNFSAVYIVTLREAPAVHYDAELRRSSINGVRHGGASERLNIHKPRNISRTDRRYSSYIARVHDSLLRRVFRGEKYLKLYSYHYLINGFAVFVTQDQVDKLSRRREVANVVLDFSVRTATTHTPRFLGLPQGAWVQGGGYESAGEGVVIGFIDTGIDPTHSSFDDHTSERPYPVPAHFSGICEVTPDFPSGSCNRKLIAARHFASSAITRGVFNSSQDYASPFDGDGHGTHTASIAAGNHGIRVVVAGHHFGNASGMAPRSHIAVYKALYKSFGGFAADVVAAIDQAAQDGVDIISLSITPNRRPPGIATFFNPLDMALLSAVKAGIFVVQAAGNTGPSPKSMSSFSPWIFTVGSASHDRNYSNSIMLGNNVTITGVGLAPGTDMMYTLISATHALNNGTTVSDDMYVGECQDSSNFNRDLVRGNLLICSYSIRFVLGISTIHKSLETAKNLSAIGVVFTMDAFVIGFQLNPTPMKLPGIIIPSPEDSKVLLKYYNLSLERDIMTKRITKFGALATICGGLKANYSTSAPKIMYYSARGPDPEDNFLDDADIMKPNLVAPGNSIWAAWSSVGQDSIEFQGEHFAMMSGTSMAAPHVAGLAALVRQKFPNFSPSAIASALSTTASLYDRNGGPIMAQRAYAFPDQNQSPATPFDMGSGFVNATAALNPGLIFDTSYDNYMSFLCGINGSAPVVLNYTGESCWTYNSAINGGDLNLPSITIAKLNQSRTVLRTVRNVAANETYSVGWSAPFGVSLKVSPLHFSIASGETQVLSVFVNATSNSTTASYGRIGLFGHLGHVVNIPLSVIVKITYNTTANG
- the LOC126587945 gene encoding subtilisin-like protease SBT2.2 isoform X1, with translation MGSFHGVLLVGLLFLGMLVSSLCQDEDSDNFSAVYIVTLREAPAVHYDAELRRSSINGVRHGGASERLNIHKPRFRNISRTDRRYSSYIARVHDSLLRRVFRGEKYLKLYSYHYLINGFAVFVTQDQVDKLSRRREVANVVLDFSVRTATTHTPRFLGLPQGAWVQGGGYESAGEGVVIGFIDTGIDPTHSSFDDHTSERPYPVPAHFSGICEVTPDFPSGSCNRKLIAARHFASSAITRGVFNSSQDYASPFDGDGHGTHTASIAAGNHGIRVVVAGHHFGNASGMAPRSHIAVYKALYKSFGGFAADVVAAIDQAAQDGVDIISLSITPNRRPPGIATFFNPLDMALLSAVKAGIFVVQAAGNTGPSPKSMSSFSPWIFTVGSASHDRNYSNSIMLGNNVTITGVGLAPGTDMMYTLISATHALNNGTTVSDDMYVGECQDSSNFNRDLVRGNLLICSYSIRFVLGISTIHKSLETAKNLSAIGVVFTMDAFVIGFQLNPTPMKLPGIIIPSPEDSKVLLKYYNLSLERDIMTKRITKFGALATICGGLKANYSTSAPKIMYYSARGPDPEDNFLDDADIMKPNLVAPGNSIWAAWSSVGQDSIEFQGEHFAMMSGTSMAAPHVAGLAALVRQKFPNFSPSAIASALSTTASLYDRNGGPIMAQRAYAFPDQNQSPATPFDMGSGFVNATAALNPGLIFDTSYDNYMSFLCGINGSAPVVLNYTGESCWTYNSAINGGDLNLPSITIAKLNQSRTVLRTVRNVAANETYSVGWSAPFGVSLKVSPLHFSIASGETQVLSVFVNATSNSTTASYGRIGLFGHLGHVVNIPLSVIVKITYNTTANG